AGCAGGCGGGCGCGGGCGACCCCACCGCCCTCCCCGCGCCAGGCGATGGCGCGGAGCAAGGCCCGGAAGACGGCGACGCGGAGGCCGCGCCGGAGCAGAAGAGAATGCGTGTGTGGACGATGAAGGACAATGGGTGGGAGTGAGCGAAGGCGCACTTCAACGGTTAACGAATGATCTTCCCGGAAAGAAGCAAGGCGTTCGTTCGATCCACTAAGACGGGGAAAACTAGGTCCAACTCGGATATGAAATCCCATCTTGCCCTTGCAGATGTTCCGCTAATGTTTCACCTAATCTCACGGCAAGACATTGGAGGTTTGCTTGGCCAGTTTCCGGTTTATTGATTTGTTCGCTGGAATTGGCGGCCTTCGAATAGGTTTTGACGCCATAGGTGGACACTGCGTGTTTACCTCGGAACGCGACAAATACGCTCGCCGGACTTACCAAGCGAATTTTAGAGATAATCACGAACTGGGTGCGGACATTGAGCCCTATTCAGCCGACCCCAGCAGTATCCCGGAATTCGACGTGCTTTTGGCAGGCTTCCCGTGTCAGCCCTTTTCAATCGCGGGAGTTTCCAAAAAGAATGCTCTGGGCCGCCCCCATGGTTTCCTCGATGATACACAAGGAACTCTTTTCTTCGATACCGCCAAGATCATCGCTCATCACAAGCCAACCGCCTTCGTGCTGGAAAACGTGAAAAACCTTGAACGGCATGACAAGGGCAAGACTTTTGCTACAATTATGAATGTCCTCAAGAATGAACTTGGTTATAATGTTCAGTCACGAGTAATCTCAAGTCACCCGTGGGTTCCTCAAAAGCGCGAACGCATCTTTATAGTGGGTTTCAAAGAAGCCACTGCTTTCGATTTAAAGAACCTCAAGCTTCCAGAAACATCGCCGACTCTCGGCACCATCCTCGAACCACATACTACGGTCGATCCTAAATACACGCTCACTCCGCGGCTTTGGGAATACCTTCAAGGCTACAAGGCCAAACACGAAGCGAAGGGGAATGGTTTCGGGTTCGGTCTATGCGGACCGGATGATGTAGCTAGGACTCTTTCTGCGAGATACCATAAAGACGGGTCGGAAATTTTGATTAGCCAGCCCGGCCCGAGGCCGCGTCGATTGACGCCTCAAGAATGCGCTCGCCTGATGGGATTTGAGCACGGTGATCGGAAATGGATTATTCCAAAAGAGGTATCAGATACCCAAGCTTACCGTCAGTTTGGCAATGCTGTCGTTGTGCCTGTCGTCGAGTTTATCGCACAGGCAATGAAGCCGCATCTTTTCGGGGCCTTGGCACAGAAAAGGGTGTCTTCTAAGGCCGCCTGAATGGCGGACATCGTTTCTCCTGCGAAGCGCAGCCAGATGATGGCTGGGATCAAAGGCAAGAATACAAAGCCCGAGCTTTTGGTGCGTCGAGCTCTTCATCGGCGTGGCTTCCGATTTCGTCTTCACCAGCGCGAGCTGCCCGGTCGACCAGACATAGTTCTCCCACGGTTCAAAGCCGCCATATTTGTAAACGGCTGTTTCTGGCACGGACACAGCTGCAAATATTTTAAGCTGCCCGCTACAAACACGGAATTCTGGCGCAAGAAAATCGAGGCCAATCAAAAACGTGACGCTCTCAAAGAAGCGCAGCTTGTCGATCTCGGTTACAGAGTTTTCTCAGTTTGGGAGTGCCAGACGCGCGCAGGAACAAACTCGATCGAAGCACTGATTGATAAACTTACGAGTGATATTAGGCGGCCAGAATTACACGACCAAGATGTTTCTTCGGTGCCAAGCTAGCGCCTCAGCCGCAGGATGCTCATCCATGTTCTTCGGCAGCGAAATTTCCCGGCCATCCAATTGGACTAATTGAACGTTCCTAGCCAAGGAACGGACAACATGCGGGATGAGCAACTTGTAGCTGTCTGTCACTCCGATCAAACCATTGTCAAACGCCCAATGGTGCCCCTTGCAGAGCAGCAGCCCGTTCCGGATGTCGTCGCTTCCTTTCAGTGATCGCGATACGATGTGGCTCGCGTCGAGTTCAAACCTGCCGTCTGGATGCTGCAAGCCCCCACCACAAAAGGCGCACGAGTTGGCATACGAAATACTAACGACCCTCTTGAACGCCCTGCTTCGCGCGACCTTACGTGCGCGGGTTTCGGTCAAATTCGCATCATGCTCGAACAACGAAAAAGGTTGCTTAGTGGTGGACTCGATTTGCTCAACAGCCTCAATAACTTCTGTCTCCTTCGCCGGCAAAGACTGTTGGTCCAAAACGCCCCAGCGATTTGACCCGAAGGATCTTATCAGCTTTGAGTGC
Above is a window of Tsuneonella mangrovi DNA encoding:
- a CDS encoding very short patch repair endonuclease, whose product is MADIVSPAKRSQMMAGIKGKNTKPELLVRRALHRRGFRFRLHQRELPGRPDIVLPRFKAAIFVNGCFWHGHSCKYFKLPATNTEFWRKKIEANQKRDALKEAQLVDLGYRVFSVWECQTRAGTNSIEALIDKLTSDIRRPELHDQDVSSVPS
- the dcm gene encoding DNA (cytosine-5-)-methyltransferase — protein: MASFRFIDLFAGIGGLRIGFDAIGGHCVFTSERDKYARRTYQANFRDNHELGADIEPYSADPSSIPEFDVLLAGFPCQPFSIAGVSKKNALGRPHGFLDDTQGTLFFDTAKIIAHHKPTAFVLENVKNLERHDKGKTFATIMNVLKNELGYNVQSRVISSHPWVPQKRERIFIVGFKEATAFDLKNLKLPETSPTLGTILEPHTTVDPKYTLTPRLWEYLQGYKAKHEAKGNGFGFGLCGPDDVARTLSARYHKDGSEILISQPGPRPRRLTPQECARLMGFEHGDRKWIIPKEVSDTQAYRQFGNAVVVPVVEFIAQAMKPHLFGALAQKRVSSKAA
- a CDS encoding HNH endonuclease, coding for MAIATSFDAPIYKVLANNDTGAAKGHQGGFVLPKDLEDYLPLLRNMTSPQRPTVDVEITADLFDGDDFLGTADTRYQYQTWGGVRSPERRITRNLSGLLNRAQGGDILIIERGIEVDDHYRFTLIKESSPLHSKLIRSFGSNRWGVLDQQSLPAKETEVIEAVEQIESTTKQPFSLFEHDANLTETRARKVARSRAFKRVVSISYANSCAFCGGGLQHPDGRFELDASHIVSRSLKGSDDIRNGLLLCKGHHWAFDNGLIGVTDSYKLLIPHVVRSLARNVQLVQLDGREISLPKNMDEHPAAEALAWHRRNILVV